The following proteins are co-located in the Candidatus Dormiibacterota bacterium genome:
- a CDS encoding retropepsin-like aspartic protease, with protein MAGRVARRRALHPAGEEASARERILSERLEALVRIGFVAGLIVVFGTLAFSRTAADTPYLPTAVTAAQLLAKANAAAGTLASGSYLVIRQVSGSDWKMLRMTQIVGNDSVTIEQEGLGLTQSWGTYHGQNWFRDENGIVMLESGFHDTADPNSLAWQHVADPQFHVRVLGLTQGSPSEYVVEANPPGGQDQYEYINAQTFRVDRVVTFEVDRRRHVTTYADYRTAFGKTVAFDLHLSDGDPADDEEVRTTSFASTPTVDPAAVTMPTTTPMFSLQNGPVRLAARFTHDDGFVVGVQINGQTLDFTLDTGSSELLLDEGAARRLGLTISGGEAVASDVTFGNVHVHRVAFSVAPMTLSSGPHAHVVGLLGCDFLASAIVGFDFKTRQVTLNPWSGFDPHALGVRAMPIQMDDCVPRVGASFEGVAGSFLLDTGGFGTLLYHHYLDRLPRAGVALRTGEASPQDLIFESVAGDVHSQIYDVQNMIFGPLGYRTGQVVVPDSNQTFQDPDYDGIIGRNVLKEYLFYLDYNDGLLFIKDNT; from the coding sequence GTGGCTGGCCGAGTGGCACGGCGTCGAGCGCTGCATCCGGCGGGAGAGGAGGCGAGCGCCCGCGAGCGTATCCTGAGCGAGAGACTGGAGGCGCTCGTGCGAATCGGGTTCGTAGCAGGGCTGATCGTCGTTTTTGGCACGCTCGCGTTCTCGCGAACGGCTGCCGACACCCCATACCTCCCCACCGCCGTGACGGCGGCGCAGTTGTTGGCAAAAGCGAACGCGGCGGCGGGCACGTTGGCGTCGGGATCGTATCTCGTTATACGCCAGGTGAGCGGAAGCGATTGGAAGATGCTGCGCATGACGCAGATCGTCGGGAACGATTCGGTCACGATCGAGCAAGAAGGCTTGGGTCTGACGCAATCCTGGGGCACGTATCACGGGCAGAACTGGTTTCGCGACGAGAACGGCATCGTGATGCTCGAGAGCGGATTCCACGACACGGCCGATCCGAATTCCTTGGCATGGCAGCACGTCGCCGATCCCCAGTTTCACGTGCGCGTGCTCGGGTTGACGCAAGGCTCGCCGAGCGAGTACGTCGTCGAGGCGAACCCGCCCGGAGGCCAAGACCAGTACGAATACATCAACGCGCAGACGTTTCGGGTCGATCGCGTCGTCACGTTCGAGGTCGATCGACGCCGGCACGTCACGACGTACGCGGATTACCGCACGGCGTTCGGAAAGACCGTTGCATTCGACCTGCACCTCAGCGACGGGGATCCGGCGGACGACGAAGAGGTGCGCACGACGTCGTTCGCGAGCACGCCTACCGTTGATCCGGCCGCCGTCACCATGCCCACCACGACGCCCATGTTTAGCCTGCAGAACGGTCCGGTTCGCTTAGCCGCACGTTTTACGCACGACGACGGCTTCGTCGTCGGCGTGCAGATCAACGGCCAGACGCTCGACTTTACGCTAGACACGGGATCGTCGGAGCTGCTCCTCGATGAAGGGGCGGCGCGCCGGCTGGGTTTGACGATCTCCGGCGGCGAAGCCGTCGCATCCGACGTCACGTTCGGCAACGTCCACGTCCACCGCGTCGCGTTCTCGGTCGCCCCGATGACGCTCAGCTCGGGCCCGCACGCTCACGTGGTCGGACTTCTCGGATGTGATTTTCTCGCGAGCGCCATCGTCGGCTTCGATTTCAAGACGCGGCAAGTAACGCTCAACCCCTGGTCGGGCTTCGATCCGCATGCCCTCGGCGTACGCGCGATGCCGATACAAATGGACGACTGCGTGCCCCGCGTCGGCGCGAGCTTCGAGGGCGTTGCGGGCTCGTTCTTGCTCGATACCGGCGGCTTCGGAACCCTTCTCTACCACCATTACCTCGACAGGCTGCCGCGGGCCGGCGTCGCGCTGCGGACCGGAGAGGCGTCGCCGCAGGATCTCATCTTCGAATCGGTCGCCGGCGACGTGCACAGCCAGATCTACGACGTCCAGAACATGATCTTCGGGCCGCTTGGGTACCGCACCGGGCAAGTGGTCGTTCCGGACAGCAACCAGACCTTCCAGGATCCCGATTACGACGGCATCATCGGGCGCAACGTGCTTAAAGAGTACCTCTTCTATTTGGATTACAACGACGGCTTGCTGTTCATCAAGGACAATACGTAG
- a CDS encoding CHAD domain-containing protein, with amino-acid sequence MAKRDLRVGAFLHATLSGYVEDFSACDLQLERGSADPEIVHDARVAVRRLRSALRTFETALDPGWARNVRETLRGLSDELSEARDADVMVERMRAALADIDPADRPSAGEILALFEQRRREAYDRIAATRRSREYGEVMRALQGAAEPPVLAARAADRARTLIVPVLEDVYKRLRKRVRRCGPGPSDEALHAVRIAAKHLRYALEALAPIDMSPPRRVAKCVVRLQDVLGEEHDAAGAARRLREFSADPKHAFAAGAIAAVERRAVAKARSSWLAEWHGVERCIRRERRRAPASVS; translated from the coding sequence ATCGCGAAGCGTGATCTGCGCGTCGGAGCGTTCCTCCACGCGACGCTTTCGGGCTACGTCGAGGATTTTTCGGCCTGCGATCTGCAGCTCGAGCGCGGCAGCGCCGATCCCGAGATCGTGCACGACGCTCGCGTCGCGGTGCGCCGGTTGCGCTCGGCGTTGCGCACGTTCGAAACCGCGCTCGATCCCGGCTGGGCGCGAAACGTGCGCGAGACGTTGCGCGGATTGAGCGACGAGCTCTCGGAGGCGCGCGACGCCGACGTCATGGTCGAGCGCATGCGCGCGGCGCTCGCCGATATCGACCCCGCCGATCGCCCCAGCGCCGGCGAGATTCTCGCGCTCTTCGAACAACGGCGCCGGGAGGCATACGACCGGATCGCTGCAACGCGGCGCAGCAGAGAGTACGGCGAGGTCATGCGTGCGCTGCAGGGCGCAGCCGAGCCGCCGGTGCTCGCGGCTCGTGCGGCGGATCGGGCGAGGACGCTGATTGTGCCGGTGCTCGAGGACGTCTACAAGCGCTTGCGCAAGCGGGTGCGCCGGTGCGGGCCCGGACCGAGTGACGAAGCGCTGCATGCAGTGCGCATCGCGGCCAAGCATCTGCGCTATGCGCTCGAGGCGCTGGCCCCCATCGACATGTCTCCGCCGCGGCGCGTGGCGAAGTGCGTCGTGCGCCTGCAGGACGTACTTGGCGAAGAGCACGACGCGGCAGGGGCGGCGCGGCGGCTGCGTGAGTTCTCCGCCGATCCGAAACACGCGTTCGCCGCTGGGGCGATCGCCGCCGTCGAGCGGCGCGCCGTCGCGAAGGCGCGCTCCTCGTGGCTGGCCGAGTGGCACGGCGTCGAGCGCTGCATCCGGCGGGAGAGGAGGCGAGCGCCCGCGAGCGTATCCTGA
- a CDS encoding thymidine kinase: protein MAKLYFRYSAMNAGKSTALLQVAYNYGEHGRPVWIFTSVLDDRYGVGIITSRLGPQRGAATYDTTFDFFAGVKEASDAACILVDEAQFLTAEQVRQLHRAAHELGVPVICYGLRSDFRGEPFPGSAYLLTLADSIEELKTVCACGKKATMNVRIDAQGKRVTEGEQIGIEGKHHYVQVCGSCFYREA, encoded by the coding sequence ATGGCAAAACTCTACTTCCGCTACTCGGCGATGAATGCCGGCAAGTCGACGGCACTCCTGCAGGTCGCGTACAACTACGGAGAGCACGGCCGCCCGGTGTGGATCTTCACGTCGGTTTTGGACGATCGCTACGGCGTGGGAATCATCACGTCTCGTCTCGGTCCGCAGCGCGGCGCGGCAACGTACGACACGACGTTCGATTTCTTCGCCGGCGTCAAGGAGGCAAGCGACGCGGCGTGCATTCTCGTCGACGAAGCGCAGTTTCTCACGGCCGAGCAGGTCCGCCAGCTTCATCGCGCCGCGCACGAGCTGGGGGTGCCCGTGATCTGCTACGGCTTGCGCAGCGATTTTCGCGGCGAGCCGTTTCCCGGCTCCGCGTACCTCTTGACGCTCGCAGATAGCATCGAGGAGCTCAAGACCGTATGTGCGTGCGGGAAGAAGGCGACGATGAACGTGCGGATCGACGCGCAGGGGAAACGCGTCACCGAGGGAGAGCAGATCGGCATCGAAGGGAAGCACCACTACGTTCAAGTCTGCGGGAGCTGTTTCTATCGCGAAGCGTGA
- a CDS encoding MFS transporter, producing MKPTPFRFVFIIGVVSLFADMTYEGGRSIAGPFLAHLGATGLIVGLIAGLGELIGYGFRIVSGVVADRTRRYWPITFLGYGVNVLSVPALALAHAWPAAGALLVGERFGRGIRKPAVSAMLAHAGSQIGQGWVFGFHESMDQAGATVGPLLVAAVLAFQGGFAGAFGVLAIPGVLALLALTFARAQYPSPRDLEPHPAPRIEHFGRAYWIYAGAGACVAAGFADFALVSFHFSKAHVIANHFIPILYAVAMLVGAVGAPFFGRFYDRSPLTTVLGAFALAAFFAPLCFLGNEPMAIAGVVLWGLGMAAQETLLPSIVSGLIPAAQRATALGTFDGIYGIAWFAGSAAMGALYDRSLLAVVIFSVALQIASLPLFIVAARARGQARG from the coding sequence ATGAAGCCGACGCCATTCCGCTTCGTATTCATCATCGGCGTCGTCAGCCTCTTCGCCGACATGACGTACGAGGGCGGTCGCAGCATCGCCGGCCCGTTTCTCGCTCACCTCGGTGCGACGGGGTTGATCGTCGGGCTCATCGCCGGCCTTGGAGAGCTCATCGGGTACGGCTTTCGCATCGTCAGCGGAGTCGTGGCGGACCGCACGCGCCGGTATTGGCCGATCACGTTTCTCGGCTACGGGGTCAACGTGCTCAGCGTTCCTGCGCTCGCGCTCGCGCACGCGTGGCCGGCGGCCGGGGCGCTGCTCGTCGGGGAGCGCTTCGGGCGCGGCATTCGCAAACCGGCGGTCTCGGCCATGCTCGCTCATGCCGGCTCGCAGATCGGCCAGGGCTGGGTATTCGGCTTCCACGAGTCGATGGATCAAGCCGGGGCGACGGTCGGCCCGCTGCTCGTCGCGGCGGTGCTTGCATTCCAGGGTGGATTCGCAGGCGCATTCGGCGTGCTCGCGATCCCCGGCGTCCTGGCGCTCCTCGCACTGACGTTCGCGCGCGCGCAGTATCCCTCACCGCGCGATCTCGAGCCGCACCCGGCGCCACGCATCGAGCATTTCGGCCGTGCCTATTGGATCTACGCCGGAGCCGGAGCATGCGTTGCGGCAGGGTTCGCGGATTTCGCACTCGTGTCGTTCCACTTTAGCAAAGCGCACGTCATCGCGAACCACTTCATTCCCATCCTTTATGCCGTCGCGATGCTCGTCGGCGCCGTTGGCGCGCCGTTCTTCGGCCGGTTCTACGACCGCTCCCCGCTTACGACGGTGCTCGGCGCCTTTGCGCTGGCGGCGTTTTTCGCGCCGCTGTGTTTTCTCGGCAACGAGCCGATGGCGATCGCGGGCGTGGTCCTGTGGGGGCTCGGCATGGCCGCCCAGGAGACGCTGCTTCCGTCGATCGTCTCGGGGCTGATTCCGGCCGCGCAGCGTGCGACGGCGCTGGGCACGTTCGACGGCATCTACGGTATCGCGTGGTTCGCCGGCAGTGCGGCGATGGGGGCGCTCTACGATCGCTCGCTGCTCGCGGTCGTGATCTTTTCGGTCGCGTTGCAGATCGCCTCGCTGCCGCTCTTCATCGTCGCGGCGCGCGCCCGCGGGCAGGCGCGGGGCTAA
- a CDS encoding MFS transporter encodes MTSRRYLVFALMFAGIFINYMDRVNFSVSIPAIRHTFGFTLQQIGAIGFAWAIVYAIFNFPGGWLVDRLGLRWGLVVTLGWWSVFTILTPFAGSLAAWYLVRGLMGAGEAPIWPLNAKCANTWARPSERSTLYTWAGSGQFLGPAVGTLLAGLILVRFGWQWTFIVFGAAGLLLLPLWIGIVRDHPDHAHQRADWPGIKAVIFSRTGLGMLFVYLTFGYILFTFLYWVPSYMYYTFHMSILKSSAWASLGGLLGFLGFIISGPFNDWLVRRFDRLTARRIGSCLPMIFAVACVVASLFSARAALAGETAVLLGLAQLLMNVTVGAWAVNVLDISPNQASTGFVYGIYNGALNVMGALNSLILTWLATRYGFPMAFGSAVVFMLVFLASMLLVVDRRSYTRLIDHAGLARAPR; translated from the coding sequence ATGACGTCTCGCAGATACCTGGTCTTTGCACTGATGTTCGCGGGCATCTTCATCAACTATATGGACCGGGTGAACTTCTCCGTTTCGATTCCGGCGATTCGACACACGTTCGGCTTCACTCTTCAGCAAATCGGAGCGATCGGGTTCGCATGGGCGATCGTTTATGCAATCTTCAACTTTCCCGGCGGCTGGCTCGTCGACCGGCTCGGCCTGCGCTGGGGACTCGTGGTGACGCTCGGATGGTGGTCGGTCTTCACGATTCTCACGCCGTTCGCCGGATCGCTCGCGGCCTGGTACCTCGTGCGCGGCCTCATGGGCGCCGGTGAGGCGCCGATTTGGCCGCTCAACGCGAAGTGCGCAAATACATGGGCTCGGCCCTCAGAGCGATCGACGCTCTACACGTGGGCGGGCTCCGGCCAGTTCCTCGGGCCGGCGGTGGGGACGCTGCTCGCCGGCCTCATTCTCGTGAGGTTCGGCTGGCAGTGGACGTTCATCGTCTTCGGTGCGGCGGGATTGCTGCTTCTTCCGCTTTGGATCGGCATCGTTCGCGACCATCCCGATCACGCACATCAGCGCGCCGACTGGCCCGGCATCAAAGCCGTCATCTTTAGCCGGACCGGCCTCGGGATGCTGTTCGTCTATCTGACGTTCGGCTACATCCTCTTCACATTTTTGTATTGGGTGCCGAGCTACATGTACTACACGTTCCACATGAGCATTCTCAAGAGCTCGGCGTGGGCGAGCCTCGGCGGGTTGCTCGGCTTCCTCGGCTTCATCATCTCCGGCCCATTCAACGACTGGCTCGTTCGCCGCTTCGACCGCCTCACCGCACGGCGCATCGGCTCGTGCCTTCCGATGATCTTCGCGGTCGCGTGCGTCGTCGCATCGCTCTTCAGCGCGCGCGCCGCGCTCGCGGGCGAGACCGCGGTTCTTCTCGGGCTGGCACAGCTCCTCATGAACGTCACCGTCGGTGCTTGGGCAGTCAACGTTCTCGACATCTCACCGAATCAAGCCTCGACGGGTTTCGTCTACGGCATCTACAACGGTGCGCTCAACGTCATGGGCGCGCTCAACTCGCTCATCCTGACGTGGCTCGCGACGCGCTACGGCTTTCCGATGGCGTTCGGCAGCGCGGTCGTCTTCATGCTCGTCTTCCTCGCGAGCATGCTCCTCGTGGTCGATCGCCGCAGTTACACGCGGCTGATCGATCACGCCGGGCTGGCGCGCGCTCCGCGTTGA
- a CDS encoding PIN domain-containing protein, producing MTALDTNIVIDLGAGTSLAADAALRAIESASRNSGVVICAAVYAELRASPAVHRNDIDEVLRLSGIAIDTALALDVWAHAGVAFGAYACRRKASGAGIPRRILADFLIGAHAYAVGSLVTRDAAFYRRAFPELRVVEVR from the coding sequence ATGACCGCGCTTGACACGAACATCGTGATCGATTTGGGTGCCGGCACCTCGTTGGCCGCCGACGCTGCGTTGCGGGCGATCGAATCAGCGAGCCGAAATAGCGGCGTCGTGATCTGCGCAGCAGTCTATGCGGAGCTGCGTGCGTCGCCGGCCGTTCATCGTAACGACATCGATGAGGTGTTGCGTTTGTCAGGAATTGCGATAGATACTGCGCTCGCGCTCGACGTTTGGGCGCACGCCGGCGTCGCGTTCGGTGCGTACGCTTGCCGGCGCAAGGCATCGGGCGCAGGCATTCCTCGCCGTATCCTCGCTGACTTTCTCATCGGTGCCCATGCCTACGCTGTCGGGAGCCTCGTGACGCGCGACGCCGCGTTTTACCGGCGCGCATTCCCCGAACTACGTGTCGTCGAGGTGCGATGA
- a CDS encoding AbrB/MazE/SpoVT family DNA-binding domain-containing protein — MSGKEFKARITSKNQLTLPAGISALFHVGPGDDLRFEVQDDGTVTVAPPAVRERLAPLVGTWRAGEGLEAAEIDTWLRDVRGHDDYDDRA; from the coding sequence ATGAGTGGTAAGGAGTTCAAAGCAAGGATTACGAGTAAGAACCAGTTGACGCTGCCCGCCGGCATCAGTGCTCTGTTTCACGTCGGCCCCGGCGACGATCTTCGCTTTGAGGTTCAAGACGACGGCACGGTCACGGTGGCCCCTCCGGCCGTTCGCGAGCGATTGGCCCCGCTCGTCGGCACATGGAGAGCCGGCGAAGGCTTGGAGGCCGCCGAAATTGACACGTGGCTTCGCGACGTCCGAGGTCATGATGACTACGATGACCGCGCTTGA
- a CDS encoding antitoxin Xre/MbcA/ParS toxin-binding domain-containing protein: protein MTTILDPALAIAPATALKAAERVAERWHLHRQDLPTLLGSKPRTVRSWYENTPAALDQDVLERIGHVVGIYDALHTIFGDSDYADRWIQEPNLAFGEKKPADLMLSGSFTALVDVHRYLQQTFA, encoded by the coding sequence ATGACAACCATCCTTGATCCCGCCCTTGCGATCGCACCTGCTACGGCCCTCAAAGCTGCCGAGCGCGTCGCAGAGCGATGGCACCTCCACCGGCAAGACCTCCCGACGCTCTTAGGCAGCAAACCGCGCACCGTTCGCTCCTGGTACGAGAATACGCCGGCAGCCCTCGATCAAGACGTCCTCGAGCGCATTGGACACGTCGTCGGGATCTACGACGCCCTTCACACCATCTTTGGCGATAGCGACTACGCCGATCGCTGGATTCAGGAGCCCAACCTAGCCTTCGGAGAGAAGAAACCCGCCGATCTCATGCTCTCGGGCAGCTTTACCGCACTCGTCGACGTGCACCGTTATTTGCAGCAGACATTCGCATGA
- a CDS encoding RES family NAD+ phosphorylase, translating into MIVTLNAPFIRLAYPLRSTAVESLVDNPDELKALTGLIGRARGTSSDETIKGYIMRPFEFPNPSRFSDGSYGILYAANSITTAVRETAHHLARIFADGNAPKQDSRKKKLAIDVAGKVHDIRVAVDKDVPTEIYDPNDYRAARTFGRYQQKQSIPGLHFDSVRNTHGGHCVGAFTPHLVKHAAIAGDVALVWDGTRFIEEHDISPIPES; encoded by the coding sequence ATGATCGTCACACTCAATGCACCGTTCATCCGTCTCGCATACCCGCTACGCAGCACTGCTGTCGAATCGCTCGTGGACAATCCCGATGAACTGAAAGCGCTCACCGGCCTCATTGGGCGTGCGCGCGGGACGTCATCCGACGAAACCATCAAGGGGTACATCATGCGCCCCTTCGAGTTTCCAAACCCGAGCCGCTTCAGCGATGGGTCCTACGGGATATTGTACGCTGCAAATTCGATCACCACCGCAGTTAGAGAAACAGCGCATCATCTTGCGCGCATATTCGCCGACGGCAATGCCCCCAAACAAGATTCACGGAAAAAGAAGCTCGCGATCGATGTAGCCGGCAAAGTCCACGATATTCGAGTCGCGGTCGACAAAGACGTCCCCACCGAGATATACGATCCGAACGACTATCGTGCAGCTCGCACATTCGGGCGATACCAACAGAAGCAAAGTATCCCGGGGCTACACTTCGACAGCGTGCGCAACACACACGGCGGCCACTGCGTCGGTGCCTTTACTCCGCATCTTGTCAAGCACGCGGCGATCGCCGGCGACGTGGCACTTGTTTGGGATGGGACGCGCTTCATAGAAGAGCACGACATCTCCCCAATCCCAGAATCCTAA
- the ssb gene encoding single-stranded DNA-binding protein, whose protein sequence is MAGSYNRVILVGNLTRDPEIRYTQSGKAVTKFSLAVNNPRNKEETTFVDIVAWDRLGETCNTYLKKGQNTLVEGRLVIRSYDDKDGNKRKATEVVIDNMQMLGSRRDGGSGGTGEEEFAPVGARAAAAPNGTGDAFSGDDLDDEIPF, encoded by the coding sequence ATGGCAGGATCCTATAACCGGGTGATTTTGGTCGGTAACCTCACGCGCGATCCGGAGATCCGGTACACGCAGTCGGGCAAAGCGGTGACGAAGTTTTCGCTCGCGGTCAACAACCCGCGCAACAAAGAGGAGACGACGTTCGTGGACATCGTGGCGTGGGATCGCCTCGGCGAGACTTGCAACACGTACCTCAAGAAGGGGCAGAACACGCTCGTCGAGGGGCGCCTCGTCATTCGTTCCTACGATGACAAGGATGGCAACAAGCGCAAAGCAACAGAAGTCGTCATCGACAACATGCAGATGCTCGGAAGCCGTCGCGACGGTGGAAGCGGCGGTACGGGTGAGGAGGAGTTCGCTCCCGTCGGTGCGCGCGCAGCGGCAGCCCCGAACGGAACGGGCGACGCCTTCAGCGGCGACGATCTCGACGACGAAATTCCGTTCTAG
- the rpsF gene encoding 30S ribosomal protein S6, which translates to MNDYEVTYILRPSLEETEIDERSNAIAEIIRAQGGQVVSVEKLGKKRLAYEIADAREGSYVAMQFNASPAAAKELERQLRLHEDVLRELLIRLDKQALAQMAIARAAQPRLEEAEESAEALP; encoded by the coding sequence ATGAACGACTATGAGGTCACGTACATTTTGCGTCCCAGTCTCGAGGAGACCGAGATCGACGAGCGCTCGAACGCCATTGCCGAGATCATTCGTGCTCAGGGCGGTCAAGTCGTCTCCGTCGAGAAACTCGGCAAGAAGCGTCTCGCCTACGAGATCGCGGACGCGCGGGAGGGCAGCTACGTGGCGATGCAGTTCAACGCGTCGCCGGCTGCGGCCAAGGAACTGGAGCGCCAGTTGCGATTGCACGAGGACGTCCTGCGAGAGCTCCTGATCCGGCTCGACAAACAAGCCCTGGCACAGATGGCGATCGCTAGGGCCGCCCAGCCCCGGCTGGAGGAGGCAGAGGAGAGCGCTGAGGCCCTTCCCTAA